A stretch of Treponema vincentii F0403 DNA encodes these proteins:
- a CDS encoding divergent PAP2 family protein produces MQAFFTQVKIVFQNPIFLAAITSWLLSQFIKTFIGFCCSSVHSLPVFFDLLIWRTGGMPSSHSALVTALSTTIGFKQGISSDLFIFSIFSAMIVIRDAMGVRRSSGLQAKMLNEVGAKMAETMHIPFKPVKEVQGHTPVEVFAGIIVGIVIGSYFSLYYAV; encoded by the coding sequence ATGCAGGCTTTTTTTACACAGGTTAAGATTGTATTTCAAAACCCGATTTTTTTAGCGGCTATTACAAGCTGGCTGCTCAGTCAATTCATTAAAACGTTTATCGGATTTTGCTGCTCATCAGTACATTCTCTGCCGGTCTTTTTCGACTTATTGATATGGCGCACAGGGGGAATGCCGTCGAGCCATAGCGCCCTTGTAACAGCCCTCTCCACCACTATCGGCTTTAAGCAAGGCATCTCTTCGGATTTGTTCATCTTTTCTATCTTTTCTGCAATGATTGTTATTCGGGATGCGATGGGTGTTCGCCGTTCAAGCGGGCTTCAAGCAAAAATGTTAAACGAAGTAGGGGCTAAAATGGCCGAAACGATGCATATCCCTTTCAAACCCGTTAAAGAAGTTCAAGGCCATACCCCCGTTGAGGTGTTTGCCGGTATCATCGTCGGTATTGTAATCGGCAGCTATTTTTCGCTTTATTACGCAGTTTAA
- a CDS encoding beta-N-acetylhexosaminidase has translation MGTATKPLKPLKLNLSGLDEQMTLAVAEIRKSHPIRISEDGIPVSFKKTKESDIVAFFRNGVCEIEADSAPHFYFALSMLLLKSQTIEDTKLYSRPDAQRLLEFRIEHFFEKNGLMLDLSRNGVAHVDMLKQFIREMAFMGHSWFMLYMEDVYEVEGDPYFGALRGRYSISDLQEVDRYAKLFGVQLVPCIQTLAHVDQYFMWEAIEYKYKDIDNILNVGNAEVKALLTRMIASLRQAFSTDIIHIGMDEAYNLGRGRYLDENGLRQRRDIMHDHLAFMKTLCKAYGFKPIVWDDMFFSRYSNNKEDKEPSIPTQVGLMYWDYYSCLSKHYREHLKLCRSIAKKTMFAGGAWRWTGYVPHHKKTLETTLAAITACRKERIKNVIVTAWGDDGSESPLYTCMFGVTLYSYLDCHAEYQEAEFSQYLKLYTGMGFDEWMRQGEPDLFEGTTGNNYDITPSKYLLYQDPLGSKFLYYIRTLTTDMDAVYKKLEKAFAEDAANTNNPLQQYIAEFYSLMMQTLYYKWRLPLDIWEAYKKADKKALQALIEKKIEPLKVVLAETAKARRRIWAEECRAFGSEVLDHRFGAMLMRLQVTQEVLTDYIRGKINRIDELEEERLDPCPEADKLLEPQAVRYNRALRIMTACRETW, from the coding sequence ATGGGTACGGCAACAAAACCATTAAAACCTCTAAAGCTTAATTTATCCGGCCTTGATGAACAGATGACGCTTGCTGTTGCGGAAATCCGGAAAAGCCATCCGATTAGGATTAGCGAAGACGGTATTCCCGTCTCGTTTAAAAAAACGAAGGAAAGCGATATCGTTGCATTCTTTCGGAATGGAGTTTGCGAAATTGAAGCAGATTCCGCACCTCATTTTTATTTTGCGTTGTCGATGCTGCTGCTTAAAAGTCAAACAATCGAAGATACAAAACTTTATTCAAGACCGGATGCACAGCGTTTGTTGGAATTCCGCATAGAGCATTTTTTTGAAAAAAACGGCTTAATGCTCGATCTTTCCCGGAACGGTGTTGCACATGTTGATATGCTTAAACAATTTATTCGGGAAATGGCTTTTATGGGGCATTCATGGTTTATGCTGTACATGGAAGATGTGTACGAAGTGGAAGGGGATCCTTATTTCGGAGCCTTACGCGGGCGGTACTCCATAAGCGATTTACAGGAAGTTGACCGTTACGCGAAGCTTTTCGGCGTACAGTTGGTACCGTGTATTCAGACTCTTGCCCATGTCGATCAATATTTTATGTGGGAAGCCATAGAATACAAATACAAGGATATCGATAACATTCTGAATGTCGGCAATGCCGAAGTTAAGGCATTGCTTACGCGGATGATTGCCTCGCTGCGCCAAGCTTTTTCTACGGATATTATCCACATAGGGATGGATGAAGCCTATAACCTCGGCCGCGGGCGTTATCTGGATGAGAACGGACTTAGACAGAGGCGGGATATTATGCATGACCATCTTGCTTTTATGAAAACCCTCTGTAAAGCTTATGGTTTTAAACCCATCGTTTGGGATGATATGTTCTTTAGCCGTTATTCTAATAATAAGGAAGATAAAGAACCTAGCATTCCCACTCAAGTAGGCCTGATGTACTGGGATTATTATAGCTGTTTATCTAAGCATTACCGTGAACATCTTAAACTGTGCCGTTCCATTGCAAAAAAAACGATGTTTGCAGGAGGAGCATGGCGATGGACGGGGTATGTCCCCCATCACAAGAAAACGCTCGAAACAACGCTTGCGGCTATTACTGCTTGCCGGAAAGAGAGAATAAAAAACGTTATTGTTACGGCGTGGGGCGATGACGGCAGTGAATCACCGCTTTATACTTGTATGTTCGGCGTAACGCTTTACTCCTATTTGGACTGTCATGCCGAATATCAAGAAGCGGAGTTTTCGCAGTATCTAAAGCTCTATACCGGTATGGGTTTTGACGAATGGATGCGGCAGGGAGAGCCGGATTTGTTTGAAGGAACAACCGGCAATAATTATGATATAACACCATCCAAGTATCTGTTATATCAGGATCCTCTCGGCTCGAAATTCTTGTATTACATACGGACATTGACAACCGATATGGATGCCGTCTATAAGAAACTCGAAAAAGCTTTTGCCGAAGATGCTGCAAATACGAATAATCCCTTGCAGCAGTACATTGCCGAATTTTATTCGCTGATGATGCAGACCCTTTACTATAAGTGGCGGCTTCCCTTGGATATTTGGGAAGCATATAAAAAAGCGGATAAAAAGGCTTTGCAGGCATTAATCGAAAAGAAAATAGAACCGTTAAAGGTTGTCCTAGCCGAAACGGCAAAGGCGCGGCGGCGGATATGGGCGGAAGAATGCCGTGCGTTCGGTTCCGAGGTGTTGGATCACCGCTTCGGTGCAATGCTGATGCGGCTTCAAGTTACGCAAGAAGTGCTTACCGATTATATACGGGGTAAAATTAATCGGATCGATGAACTTGAAGAAGAACGGCTCGACCCCTGCCCCGAAGCGGATAAGCTGCTTGAGCCGCAAGCTGTGCGCTATAACCGTGCCCTCCGCATCATGACCGCCTGCCGCGAAACGTGGTAA
- a CDS encoding alpha/beta hydrolase produces the protein METAYRTMSDGASVAVYTWLPEQKPKAVLHIVHGMAEHALRYDDFAKTACKRGFAVVASDHRGHGKTGAKSGLMGYLADGDGFARVVEDQKEINAEIKKQYPGLPIVIIGHSFGSFVTQEYIERYGSTIKAAVLIGSAGPNPSVSVALLLANLNCAFKGRKSPAKFMNALVFGSYNNRVKNPHTAFDWLSRDANEVKKYIDDEYCGFVCTAGFFQDFMRGLKRLHTQEALKGIPAALPVLITAGSEDPVSDGGKTLKALYRIYQDMGMQDVRLKLYENGRHEILNETDKEEVKADILGWIEARL, from the coding sequence ATGGAAACTGCATATCGGACAATGAGCGACGGTGCTTCCGTTGCCGTTTATACATGGCTTCCCGAACAAAAGCCTAAGGCCGTACTCCATATCGTGCACGGAATGGCGGAACATGCCCTCCGGTATGACGATTTTGCCAAAACCGCATGTAAACGGGGCTTTGCCGTGGTTGCCTCAGACCACCGCGGGCATGGAAAAACCGGAGCAAAAAGCGGTTTAATGGGCTATCTTGCCGACGGGGACGGTTTCGCTCGCGTTGTAGAAGATCAAAAAGAAATCAATGCGGAGATAAAAAAACAGTATCCCGGGCTCCCCATCGTTATCATCGGGCATTCGTTCGGTTCGTTTGTAACGCAGGAGTATATCGAACGATACGGCTCAACGATAAAAGCGGCGGTGTTAATCGGCTCCGCGGGACCTAACCCAAGCGTTTCCGTTGCCTTGCTGCTTGCAAACCTTAATTGTGCATTCAAAGGCCGAAAATCACCGGCTAAGTTTATGAATGCCTTGGTGTTCGGCTCATATAATAACAGAGTTAAAAATCCGCACACCGCCTTTGATTGGCTTTCGAGAGATGCAAACGAAGTAAAAAAATATATCGATGATGAATACTGCGGGTTTGTCTGTACGGCGGGATTCTTTCAGGATTTTATGCGCGGTCTTAAACGGCTGCATACCCAAGAAGCGTTAAAAGGCATACCCGCCGCCTTGCCCGTTTTAATTACCGCCGGTTCGGAAGACCCTGTTTCTGACGGAGGCAAAACGCTTAAAGCCCTCTACCGTATCTATCAGGATATGGGAATGCAGGATGTAAGATTAAAACTATATGAAAACGGCAGGCACGAAATTTTGAACGAAACCGATAAGGAAGAAGTGAAGGCTGATATTTTAGGGTGGATAGAGGCAAGACTGTAG